Proteins encoded by one window of Kribbella italica:
- a CDS encoding competence protein CoiA family protein — protein MSKDLLVVGLDLTAGREVHVNDQPLEHWRRKAATGDRSLVCLFCYQGRDRAEPATVPVVVKGRLGGRRRAHFAHPPHQAPRGGHGPETRWHAEAKQLIATWARGLPQVEDVSVEQWLDGNTRRSDVQVRLRDGALVAIELQQQTLTDAAWLARHRDYVAAGVVDVWLWHPATGVPHIVYGQELPGWTLDLTSSRIGVLYAEEPGQRSWWPPRPGDKISSLLAPIGDFDLGAAGLKPPGGLQTRINVPVPDPENEPAPQTDQKPALAPNALETPDHLAGQAAAAEPAISGPADQGLLEIQTVDARTDQTAAWPRLMLFPGGHRPRRLVFTLVSPPGKGHRIYRPDALPPFANAPGPARHVCWTCAQIMPSGEDHPSPQPNPDGSRRDA, from the coding sequence ATGTCGAAGGACTTGCTGGTGGTCGGCCTCGATCTGACTGCCGGCCGCGAAGTACACGTCAACGATCAGCCGCTCGAGCACTGGCGCCGCAAGGCCGCAACCGGTGATCGCAGCCTGGTGTGCCTATTCTGCTACCAGGGCCGGGATCGGGCCGAGCCCGCGACGGTGCCGGTCGTAGTGAAGGGCCGCCTCGGTGGCCGCCGGCGAGCGCACTTCGCTCACCCGCCTCACCAGGCTCCCCGTGGTGGTCACGGCCCCGAAACCAGATGGCACGCGGAGGCTAAACAGCTCATCGCGACCTGGGCGCGCGGCCTTCCTCAGGTCGAGGACGTGTCGGTGGAACAGTGGCTGGACGGCAACACCCGCCGCAGCGACGTGCAAGTGAGGCTCCGGGATGGCGCCCTGGTGGCGATCGAGCTGCAGCAGCAGACACTCACCGACGCCGCCTGGCTGGCACGCCACCGCGACTATGTCGCCGCCGGCGTGGTCGACGTGTGGCTGTGGCACCCGGCAACCGGCGTACCGCACATCGTCTACGGTCAGGAACTGCCGGGGTGGACGCTCGACCTGACCAGCTCCCGAATTGGGGTGCTATACGCCGAGGAACCGGGCCAGCGAAGCTGGTGGCCGCCCCGACCCGGCGACAAGATCTCGTCGCTGCTGGCACCCATCGGTGACTTCGACCTCGGGGCGGCCGGACTCAAGCCGCCCGGCGGTCTTCAGACGCGGATCAATGTTCCCGTCCCGGATCCTGAGAACGAACCCGCCCCTCAGACCGACCAGAAACCGGCCCTGGCCCCGAACGCCCTGGAGACGCCCGATCATCTCGCCGGCCAGGCCGCTGCGGCTGAACCGGCGATCAGCGGTCCCGCAGACCAGGGGCTGCTCGAGATCCAAACGGTCGATGCTCGTACCGATCAAACTGCGGCCTGGCCTCGGCTCATGCTGTTCCCGGGAGGCCACAGACCGCGCCGGTTGGTGTTCACGTTGGTCAGCCCACCGGGCAAGGGACACAGGATCTACCGGCCCGACGCGCTTCCGCCGTTCGCCAATGCGCCCGGCCCGGCCCGGCACGTGTGCTGGACCTGCGCGCAGATCATGCCCTCCGGGGAGGACCACCCCTCCCCACAACCCAATCCCGACGGGTCGCGCCGAGACGCGTAG